The Chanodichthys erythropterus isolate Z2021 chromosome 14, ASM2448905v1, whole genome shotgun sequence genome window below encodes:
- the rnf17 gene encoding RING finger protein 17 isoform X3, whose amino-acid sequence MDTLIGEEGVDGLEVDSRIIGLIYTARMNTKKDRHSGDRWKSPRFKSPPSYADIPTQENAEGRPDVVKVLDEALIKATENLNQLDTLHQTLANGIPTQLRKERTRIIREIDVAVDRAKSILMKRRSMLLSELNAVDLLFSDGRKECKRIEKRVKELRTAIQKARHVRQIPSLETYCNLDQILETLQIPVDVESYDMSCLSLRSGLSCCLHIDNLAESMRNCLKITDDDDSCIREEVSAEPFQNVTSSAEVWDSSSQSVQRNAEPIRKKQSTRRPSFMEGTDTEDTDACTEMVEIARSSLVAEPRRNERHRALRKHRRQHFENPPNPQPKMVHYVMATHIVNPGHFYVRYMIEHKTGQKLSKKITEFCSGENSLFTFNDEIKTGSVLFVYWKEDVWYRVTVTELFQKECFQSVTKCLASEVSRLRVHFQDFGFSKCFSVPSDGGLNSLNACLRRPDAATLADINGWAPLAIRCSLKDIIPSDLVKGWTSEASDEMRRKLGSEAVEMQVFGEDGGALLVDLKKTQMLSLREHLVFMELARFYSPIVAAGSAPLLFYPPVPPKINVEFNAMVAHVISPSDFYVQQVENMEYLLLHSKLQDCYSHPKADREFQIYCPSLSQACVASYDQEWCRVQVTGFPGGQMVQVRYVDFGYRKTLSVKELRQIKDEFFALPEMALWCSLNDVVSLQEMWSDEACDMFKELVEHKLVTVVAKKSDTRPVPVCLYEIGDDFPGASIGDILVKNGLAVSSKQNQVKDTQPLEMTVWDPPFEEEVLSVVPTPPPASEELKPSLSLPTCLKDIRVRVTHVTSPGNIFVQLLQFDSQLKRIHDTLKSLFSKSEPQEIHWEAEMFCAANNTGVWERGKVCSVTTSGVVEVMRCDFGNKVKLHVDNLRPLRPDLIGSFLLECNLSGVRPAGGRSTWTATACDFISLYLTGAMAVMNIKEPTTSPVLVSLFCSNRAGQNVNFADFLISEGLALKERKTVSTSETVFSEDSVLSEKSPEPQKIVSPSQTPPTPTRRINPPAERVQTRSYPPPELPPCGHTIMSISAISEQGVIYAMTHQAVCEFDRLRERLQQHIKTLPRQKNYNWKGVLGCAVMGTDMFWYRGQVQEVIGGHVKVRYVDQGLVESIPVCHVYPVVLCEDVPQLCVPCQINGVIPIGKGWQWDAVVLMRELLLGRSVNVYIMEHPEDPRGCVTVEITVDGMALSKIMVHHQYATFDPAISSQEDYVVKPPALDLDDWDINAEGLEEPQPVLGVYKELQISKERKHFPAKVKHIRTPNEVFLCVLDKTLAKLEQEESLEEALKRVNESVENLSLLTDFPNECPCLAEYSDGKYYRAKLLGFSEVTPSVKLLVRHVDFGSDDIIPLHKLRQLPPSLHHFPCAAVYVKLAGFKPANVSSEMERIPYRPEWSMKAMLEMIDLLNGELTAVVTATEPQLTVLLYNADGTLVHRRLVEKGLADYE is encoded by the exons ACGGAGTATGTTGTTGTCGGAATTGAATGCTGTGGATCTTCTCTTCTCGGATGGTCGGAAAGAGTGTAAGAGGATAGAAAAGAGGGTAAAGGAGCTGCGCACAGCCATCCAGAAAGCTCGACATGTTCGTCAGATTCCTTCTCTGGAGACCTATTGCAACCTTGACCAG aTTTTGGAGACTCTTCAAATTCCAGTGGATGTTGAGTCATATGACATGAGCTGTCTGTCACTGCGTTCAGGACTCAG ctGCTGTCTTCATATAGACAATCTTGCTGAAAGTATGAGAAACTGTCTTAAAATCACAGATGACGATGATAGCTG TATCAGAGAAGAAGTTAGTGCGGAGCCTTTCCAAAATGTGACGAGCTCTGCGGAAGTCTGGGACAGCTCCAGTCAGTCTGTTCAGAGAAATGCAGAGCCCATTCGCAAAAAACAAAGCACACGCAGACCAAGTTTCATGGAGGGCACAGATACAGAAGATACAGATGCTTGTACAGAGATGGTGGAAATAG CACGCAGTTCCCTTGTTGCTGAACCAAGGCGAAATGAACGGCACAGAGCACTTAGAAAACATCGCAGGCAGCATTTTGAAAATCCCCCAAATCCACAACCTAAAA tGGTGCATTACGTAATGGCAACACACATTGTGAACCCTGGACATTTCTATGTACGCTATATGATTGAACACAAGACAGGCCAAAAGTTGAGCAAAAAGATTACCGAATTCTGCTCAGGAGAGAATAGCCTCTTCACGTTCAATGATGAAATCAAGACTG GCTCTGTGCTCTTTGTCTATTGGAAGGAGGATGTGTGGTATAGAGTAACAGTGACTGAGCTCTTTCAGAAAGAGTGTTTCCAGAGTGTGACCAAATGCCTTGCTTCAGAAGTCTCCCGTCTGCGTGTTCACTTTCAGGACTTTGGCTTCTCCAAATGCTTCTCAGTCCCAAG TGATGGAGGTTTAAACTCTTTGAATGCATGTCTGCGGAGACCTGATGCAGCTACTCTGGCGGATATAAACGGCTGGGCTCCTCTGGCCATCCGATGTTCCCTTAAAGATATTATTCCTTCAGACTTG GTGAAAGGGTGGACTTCAGAGGCTAGTGATGAGATGAGAAGGAAGCTGGGCTCTGAGGCTGTGGAGATGCAGGTGTTTGGTGAAGACGGAGGTGCGCTGTTAGTGGATCTGAAGAAAACGCAGATGCTGTCTCTGCGGGAGCATCTGGTGTTCATGGAACTGGCCAG ATTCTACTCTCCTATAGTTGCTGCTGGCAGTGCGCCCCTGCTCTTCTACCCTCCAGTTCCTCCTAAAATCAATGTTGAGTTCAATGCTATGGTTGCTCATGTGATCTCACCGTCAGACTTCTATGTACAACAA GTTGAAAATATGGAGTACCTGCTGTTGCATTCAAAGCTTCAAGACTGTTACAGTCATCCTAAGGCAGACCGTGAGTTCCAGATCTACTGCCCTTCTCTCTCACAGGCCTGCGTCGCTAGCTATGACCAAGAATGGTGCAGGGTTCAGGTCACAG GTTTCCCTGGTGGTCAGATGGTCCAGGTTCGGTATGTGGACTTTGGCTACAGAAAGACTCTCTCGGTGAAAGAATTGAGACAGATAAAGGATGAGTTCTTTGCTTTGCCAGAAATG GCCTTGTGGTGCAGTCTGAATGATGTGGTCAGTTTGCAGGAAATGTGGAGTGATGAAGCTTGTGATATGTTTAAGGAACTTGTGGAGCATAAACTTGTCACTGTTGTGGCAAAAA AGTCCGACACTAGACCTGTGCCCGTGTGTCTGTATGAGATCGGTGACGATTTTCCTGGAGCCAGTATTGGAGACATACTGGTCAAAAATGGCCTTGCTGTTTCCAGTAAACA GAACCAGGTTAAAGACACCCAGCCCTTGGAGATGACCGTTTGGGACCCTCCATTTGAAGAGGAAGTTCTGTCTGTTGTGCCGACTCCCCCTCCTGCTTCTGAAGAGCTGAAGCCCAGCCTGAGTCTGCCCACCTGTCTTAAAGACATCAGAGTTCGTGTGACGCATGTCACCTCCCCTGGAAACATCTTTGTGCAGCTACTGCAGTTTGATAGCCAGCTGAAGAG AATCCACGACACGCTAAAGAGTCTCTTCTCTAAGTCAGAGCCGCAGGAGATTCACTGGGAAGCAGAGATGTTCTGTGCTGCTAATAACACCGGGGTTTGGGAAAGAGGAAAAGTGTGCAGTGTGACCACTAGTGGTGTTGTAGAG GTTATGCGTTGTGACTTTGGAAATAAAGTGAAGCTCCATGTGGACAATCTCAGACCCCTCCGTCCAGATCTGATTGGATCTTTCTTACTGGAATGTAACCTCAGTGGTGTAAG GCCAGCTGGCGGTCGCTCCACATGGACAGCCACAGCTTGTGACTTTATCTCTCTCTATTTGACTGGTGCCATGGCTGTAATGAACATAAAG GAACCAACCACCAGTCCAGTGCTTGTGTCTCTGTTCTGTTCGAACCGGGCCGGTCAAAACGTAAATTTCGCAGATTTCCTTATTAGTGAAGGACTTGCACTAAAGGAGAGAAA GACTGTTTCCACATCTGAGACGGTCTTTTCAGAGGACAGTGTATTGAGCGAAAAAAGTCCTGAGCCACAGAAAATCGTGAGCCCATCCCAGACTCCGCCCACACCCACCCGTCGTATTAACCCACCAGCAGAGAGAGTGCAGACACGCTCTTACCCCCCTCCAGAGCTGCCTCCCTGTGGACACACAATCATGAGCATCTCGGCCATCTCTGAACAAGGTGTAATTTATGCAATGACACACCAAGCAG tgTGTGAATTTGATCGCTTACGGGAGCGGCTGCAACAGCACATTAAAACCCTTCCGAGACAGAAAAACTACAACTGGAAAGGAGTTTTGGGCTGTGCTGTCATGGGAACCGACATGTTTTGGTACAGAGGTCAGGTGCAGGAGGTCATCGGAGGACACGTGAAG GTCCGATATGTGGATCAGGGACTTGTGGAGAGCATCCCGGTTTGTCACGTGTACCCAGTGGTTCTCTGTGAGGATGTGCCACAGCTCTGTGTGCCTTGTCAGATAAATGGAGTCATACCG ATCGGGAAGGGATGGCAGTGGGACGCTGTGGTGCTTATGAGGGAGTTGCTACTTGGGCGTTCAGTCAATGTCTACATTATG GAACACCCAGAGGATCCACGTGGCTGTGTTACGGTAGAGATAACGGTGGATGGCATGGCACTTAGCAAGATAATGGTGCACCACCAATATGCCACTTTTGACCCTGCCATCAGCAGCCAGGAG GATTATGTGGTTAAGCCTCCTGCTCTTGATTTGGATGACTGGGACATAAACGCAGAG ggATTAGAGGAGCCTCAGCCTGTTTTAGGGGTCTATAAAGAACTCCAGATTtctaaagaaagaaaacatttccCCGCCAAGGTCAAGCATATCCGCACACCTAATGAG GTGTTCCTGTGTGTGTTGGACAAGACTCTGGCAAAACTGGAGCAGGAAGAGAGTTTGGAGGAAGCTCTCAAGCGTGTGAATGAGAGTGTGGAAAACCTGAGCCTGCTGACAGACTTCCCCAATG agTGTCCCTGTCTGGCTGAGTACAGTGATGGTAAATATTATCGTGCAAAGCTACTGGGCTTTTCTGAAGTCACTCCCTCTGTCAAGCTCCTTGTGAGACATGTGGATTTTGGCTCGGATGACATTATACCATTACACAA ATTGCGGCAGCTCCCCCCATCTCTCCATCATTTCCCCTGTGCAGCTGTTTACGTCAAGTTAGCAGGCTTCAAACCGGCAAACGTGTCCTCAGAGATGGAGCGGATACCTTATCGGCCTGAGTGGAGTATGAAAGCCATGCTGGAGATGATCGACCTGTTGAACGGAGAGCTCACTGCAGTGGTCACT GCAACCGAACCACAGCTGACTGTGTTGCTATATAATGCAGATGGAACACTTGTCCACAGACGTCTGGTGGAAAAAGGCCTTGCTGATTATGAATAA